A window of Synechococcus sp. WH 8109 genomic DNA:
AACGTCCTCCGGCAGCCGTTCCATCGGCAGCTCCACCAGCAGCAGGCTGTCGGCTCCAGCCGCACGCTGCAGCACACCCTGATCACTGCGCTGCCACACCCGCAGCAACAGCTCCAGCACCAGTGCATGGCCCAACGCCTCCGGCGCCTCACCCTGCGGAGCCACCTCTTTCTGAGACCGTCCCCCCAGGGGCAGGGCGCGCCGGCCCTGCTGATCGATCAGCGCCATGGCCACGAGGTAAGGGGAGTCAGCCAACACCAGATGTCGAAGGCCACCATCCTCACCGGGACCCCCCCATAGCGAACAGTACATGTGTACTATTTAGCCAGTTGTCGCTGCTGCCGTGGAGCTCCAACACAGACCGCTTCCCCTGCAGCCCAAGCGCAGTCGGCTCACGCTGCCCCTGGCCGGGGAACGGGTCGCCGCTGGCTTCCCGTCCCCCGCCGATGACTACGTCGACGTGGGGATCGACCTCAATGAACAACTGATCCGGCATCCCACCAGCACCTTTTTCCTGCATGTGAGCGGCGAATCGATGACCGACGCCGGCATCCACGACGGCGATCTTCTGGTGGTCGATCGCAGCCTCGACCCGCGCCCGGGCCAGGTGGTTGTGGCTGTGCTCGACGGTGCCTTCACCCTCAAACGCCTAATGCGTCATCGCGGCCGGTTGCGCCTGGAAGCCGCCCATCCGGACTATCCGCCACTGGAGCTTCACCGCTGCGGCGAAGTGCAGATCTGGGGCGTCGCCATCCACGTGATCCATCCGCTCTGAAGCGACATCGCCATGCCTCAGGCCACGGCCCTGATCGATGGAAACAACTTCTATGCCTCCTGCGAACAGAGCCTGGATCCGGCTCTGATCGGTCACCCCGTGGTGGTGCTATCCAACAATGACGGCTGCATCGTTGCGCGCAGTGCCGAAGCCCGTGCCCTCGGCATCCGCATGGGGACGCCTTACTTCAAGGCGCGCCGGGAGCTTGAACGGCACAACGTGGTAGTGCGCAGTTCGAACTACGCCCTCTATGCCGACATGAGCCAGCGCATGATGAGCCTGCTGGAGGCCCACTGTGAAGAGCTGGAGGTGTATTCGATTGACGAGGCCTTCGGGAGAATTCGTCGTCCCCGCGATGGCGACCTGCAGGGCTGGGCCCGCCAGCTGCGGGCACGGGCACGGCAGAACCTCGGCCTACCGATCGCCATCGGCCTAGGAGCCAGCAAGGCCCAGGCCAAGCTGGCCAATCGCCTGGCCAAACAGACCCCAGACCATGCCGGGATGTTCGACCTGGGCCAGTGCGACAACCCCGATCGCTGGCTGGAAACCATTGCGATCGAGGATGTCTGGGGAGTCGGTCGACAACTGGCCCATTGGTGTCGCCTGCGGGGCGTCAGCAACGCACGACACCTCCGGGACATGCCGAGCGGTGAACTGCGCGCCAAATGCGGCGTAGTGGGTCTGCGACTGCAACGGGAGCTGCGAGGCCATGCCTGCCTGCCGCTGGAGCTGGCACCAGCACCGAAGCAAGAAACCTGCGTGAGCCGCAGTTTCAGTCGACCCATCACCAGCCAGGAGGAGCTGCACCAGGCCATCGCCACCTATGTGGTGCGTGCCGCCGAGAAATTGCGCAAGCAACGGCAACGGGCAGCAGCGCTCACCGTCTACACGCGCACCAGCCCGTTCGCTCCTGGGTTTTACAGCCAAGCCGCCAGCACGCAGCTGGACCTGCCGAGCAATGACACAGCCGTGCTGCTGGAGGCGGCACGCCCCTTGGTGGCACGGATCTTTCGCCCCCACCGTCCACTGGCCAAGGCCGGCGTGCTGATGCAGCACCTGCAGAGCCACGACATCCTGCAGACCCATCTGATGGTGCCGATGAGTGAGGAGCAGCAGCAAAAACGGGAGTGCCTGATGCAGACCATCGACCGGATCAATCGGCGTTACGGGCGTGGAACCCTGCAATGGGCCGGTTGCGGACTGCAGCCCAGTTGGTTGATGCGGCGTGAGCAACTCAGCCGCGCCGCCACCACCCGTCTGCAGGATCTGCCGGTGGTGAAGGCCTGACCCACAGCGTTAAGCCAGGCCTCAAACCTCCTGCAGCAGCTGGATGACCTGCTCACGGGTGCTGAGCAGCAAGACCATGCGCTCGCCGTGGGCGTTGAGACCCGTCTGCTCCCGCACCAGATCGGTGCTGGCCAACGCCAATCCTCCGGTTTCAGTGAACAGCACCGGCAGGGTGCCCTGGTGCCCTCGCATGCCCTGCAGATCGAGCGCCTGACGAACAGCCCGCTGAGCCTTCTCGGAACCCAGACGCTCCACGAAGGCCGGCCAGAGGTGGTTGACCGGATCGAGCGCGGCGAAATCCAGCTGCGAATCAGTCATCAGGACGGCAACAACGCAAGGGCATCGCTGATCATCTGCGAGGTGACGGCAATGCGCTCAAGCGGATCAGCATTGTCGAGGTAGGCGTCAAACGAGGCGAAGCGCTCGATCACGGGGTCGGCCCCCTCGGCGGCGCAAGCCTCAACCCAATCCCCCTCCTCCGGCTTCACCGCGACATAGGCCTGCAGCGCTTCCTCCAGATCACCGCCGTCACCGACGCCCTCACCGTGCCAGATCGCTTCGAAGAATTCAGACATCTTCAACTCGAGGAACAGATCCTGATGCAGTTTGCCCAAACCACCGGCCCATGGCTCAGGCGGCCGGGGGAACGGTGTAACTGGCGCAACGTTGCTGATCCAGATGGCCGATATGTTTTCGCTCGGTGTAATACAACTCCTGGTAGCGCAGCGCATCACGGTTGAGGTCATCGAAGAGGGCCTGAATCCGCACCTCCATGTCCACGGAGGCCTGATCTGACGAAGCCTCCTGATCAATCAGAACAGCGATGCAGGATTCCAGGGTTTGCAGACGCTGGCCGCCCCAGGCCTCCAACAGGTGCCGGCAGCGCTTCAAGCTTTTCTGACGCTCCAGCAGGGCAGCAATGCCCCGCAGCTGCTCCAGGGGCTCCGCCAGGGCAACGCGCTGCAGTTCACCTGGCTCCAAAAGGGGCGTCAGGCGGGATACCAGCGCACTGCTCTCCAGCAGAAGCTGATCGGTGAGCAAGCGGGGCAGATCGATGAGATCCAGGCCCTCGCCGTCGTCGTCGCAACGGCTGATCGACTCCATACGCCCCTCACCCAGGTTGGTCTCCTCGAGATCCGTAATGGCCGCCCAGAGATGGCGGTGATGGGGAATGGCGAAATCCTCCAGTTCGCGTTTGCGCAGTTCCTGGCGAATCGTGGCCCGATGCCGGGGGCAATGCAGATACAACCGCAGTAGATCGGCCTCACAGCGCTCCCGCTGTCCGGATTCACCAGGCTGCTCGTGACGGCTGGAGCGCCCATGCCAACGCTGGCCCTTCACCTGCTGCCGCAGGTCGTCCTCGAGCTGAAGCGCCAGGCGTCCCTGGCCACCACTGAGGCGCTCCGCCACCCGTTGGAGGTAGTGGGTGCGCACGGCGGACTGGGGCAGTTTGCCCAGCAGCCCCACCAGGGCCGTGACCGCCTGTTGGAACTGGTCGGCCCGGCTGAGATCGCGCTCCTGCAGCACCTGCTCGATCTGCCAATCCAGCCAGAGGGGGGCCTGATCGAGCAGAGCGCGGTAATCGCCGGCCCCGTTTTGTTTGAGGAACTCATCGGGGTCCTTGCCTGAAGGAAGGTGCAGAACCCGCAGCTCCAGCTGGCCCTGCATCGCCAGCTGCTCCACCTCGCCGATGGCCCGATTGGCTGCACGGACACCGGCGCCGTCGGCGTCGAAATTCAGAACGATCCGCTTGCTGTCGCTGACGCGGCACAACTGGGTGATCTGCTGACTGCTCAGGGCCGTACCGAGGGAGGCCACAGCGTTGGTGATGCCGGCGGCATGCAGGGCAATCACATCGAAATAGCCCTCCACCACCACTGCCCTGTCGTCCTTGCGGA
This region includes:
- a CDS encoding Y-family DNA polymerase — encoded protein: MPQATALIDGNNFYASCEQSLDPALIGHPVVVLSNNDGCIVARSAEARALGIRMGTPYFKARRELERHNVVVRSSNYALYADMSQRMMSLLEAHCEELEVYSIDEAFGRIRRPRDGDLQGWARQLRARARQNLGLPIAIGLGASKAQAKLANRLAKQTPDHAGMFDLGQCDNPDRWLETIAIEDVWGVGRQLAHWCRLRGVSNARHLRDMPSGELRAKCGVVGLRLQRELRGHACLPLELAPAPKQETCVSRSFSRPITSQEELHQAIATYVVRAAEKLRKQRQRAAALTVYTRTSPFAPGFYSQAASTQLDLPSNDTAVLLEAARPLVARIFRPHRPLAKAGVLMQHLQSHDILQTHLMVPMSEEQQQKRECLMQTIDRINRRYGRGTLQWAGCGLQPSWLMRREQLSRAATTRLQDLPVVKA
- a CDS encoding LexA family transcriptional regulator produces the protein MELQHRPLPLQPKRSRLTLPLAGERVAAGFPSPADDYVDVGIDLNEQLIRHPTSTFFLHVSGESMTDAGIHDGDLLVVDRSLDPRPGQVVVAVLDGAFTLKRLMRHRGRLRLEAAHPDYPPLELHRCGEVQIWGVAIHVIHPL
- the dnaG gene encoding DNA primase → MVNARLHPRTIEAVKERADIVDVVGEHVVLKKKGREFVGICPFHDDSKPSMTVSPAKQFYYCFSCGAGGNSIKFLMEFQRQSFSDVVLDLARRYQLPIETVDGPQQERLRQQLSRRDKLQRALALAAGWFRSQLMAPAGAEALKYLSEARGLSPATQETFQLGYAPDQWDGLLKHLQQVEGLAPELLEAAGLVVPRKGGNGFYDRFRHRVMVPIHDRQGRVIGFGGRSLDGSEPKYLNSPETEVFEKGKHLFGLDKASNAIRKDDRAVVVEGYFDVIALHAAGITNAVASLGTALSSQQITQLCRVSDSKRIVLNFDADGAGVRAANRAIGEVEQLAMQGQLELRVLHLPSGKDPDEFLKQNGAGDYRALLDQAPLWLDWQIEQVLQERDLSRADQFQQAVTALVGLLGKLPQSAVRTHYLQRVAERLSGGQGRLALQLEDDLRQQVKGQRWHGRSSRHEQPGESGQRERCEADLLRLYLHCPRHRATIRQELRKRELEDFAIPHHRHLWAAITDLEETNLGEGRMESISRCDDDGEGLDLIDLPRLLTDQLLLESSALVSRLTPLLEPGELQRVALAEPLEQLRGIAALLERQKSLKRCRHLLEAWGGQRLQTLESCIAVLIDQEASSDQASVDMEVRIQALFDDLNRDALRYQELYYTERKHIGHLDQQRCASYTVPPAA